The DNA segment gttcaggagaaggcagcttccgGCATGGCATAGCACTCCTGGGGGGCTTAGCGGTGCGGCTGTAGGATCGGGGGGTCCTAGCAGTGGGGCCCGGGTTGGGTTGGGCTTGGAagcttccttctcctctcccccccgccTCCTCTTGCAGTTGGCCGAGTCCAAGAGGAATGACCCGCCTGCTCCAGCCCAGATCCCCTCTGGCCTGCACTCCTCCCCCCTGTTCCCAGAGGAAGCTGCTGACCCAGACAGAgcggtaaatggggggggggggagaggatttttCTTCCAGGTGCCCTGCGGAGGGGTAACGcagctggcctccaggtggggcccagagggtgggagggtgggtagaGGGTGGGTGGGCCCTCTGGCACTGTGCCCTGCtgagctgcttcccccccccccccacaacccctCTACCCACCTTCCACCttttccccaaatccccagggattttCCAGGTCAGAGCTGGTAATCCTGGGGGGAACACTGTTCttttggagggcggggggggggggaacactgtgTCCCTTGAGGTGTCATTTTTGttcaggacggggggggggcttaatcGGTCCGCCCTCCGTTCTGAGCAGAGACATGAAGGGGGGGCGGAGGGAAGGTTTTTTGCCCCagctgagggagagggaagcggggCCTGAGTCTAGCAGACCTGGCCCTCTGGTGCCGGCCTCTTGTTTCATGTCAGAGATTTTTTTGAAACCGGTCTCCCTGGCTTAGCCCTGCAAGCCACAGTTCTGTgcaggggctggggggctggatacttcaaatgcccccctcccaatatctTGACACAGCAGTCAGTTCCGAGAGGAAAGCAGGGGCTGCTGCACTGACTTCAAGCCGGCTGAGAGGCCAATGTAGACGCAGGCTGAGCTCTGGCCCCCGGGCCCCTCTCCCCTCTCACCTCCCAGGCCCAGAAGGAGAAGCTCCACGCGGAGCTGAAGCGGGTCCTGCAGAAGAAGGGGGCCAGCCAGGCCAGCTCCGAGGAGGCGGAGGGGGGACCCCAACCTACGGGGGAGACGGGAGCACCGCTGCTCCGCAAGATGGAGGTGAGGCCGCGGGCTGGCCCagggggaatcagggccgcgcaaaACGGAGAGGCTGCAGGCTGCTCCGACACACGGgagagcaatgggggggggggggaacacacacacacactccaaccTTCTCCTCTCCCGGCCCCCTCCAGCAGACCGTTGAGACCTCCGAACTCTTGGAGATCATTGTGGAGACCGAGGCTGAGGCCGGGGCCAGCGGCATGAGTGTGGCCGGAGGAGGGAGGCAAGGCCTGTTCGTCAAGGACGTGCTGAAGGGCTCCCCGGCTGCTCAagccctgaggctcagggaaggtagggctgcagggggggagtggggggggctcCAGACTTGCCagtctctggggaggggggctgaagtaCCCCCATTGTTAACAGTTGCTTTTGATATGACAGAGATTGGCCCCCCTGGACCAATCtcctccatcccacccaccccaaaaaacctCTTGGGATTTCTCCACTCCTGGGCAACTCTGGAGGTGGGCTCAGATTCTGGACTTGGCTGGGTGTCAGTGTGtgttgccccccccaccccccccagtaCTGCAGcccctttcctgcctccctctgGGGATGGCTCAGAGGCAGAAGTTGTGGGTTTGGTCCCTGGTCAAATGCGGCTGTGCCTCCCCACAGACCCAGCGCTGGAGGCCTTGGCCCCCTCTCTTGTGGCCTTCCTGTGCTAAGCCAACCTGAAGGGCTCCAGGTCAGTCTCCAAGGGCCCCCCCCCGCCGGCCTTCCAGCTCTCCCAATCccactctccccccttcccccccccacaggtgacCAGCTCCTGAGCGCCAGGGTGTATTTTGACAACATGAAGTACGAAGATGCCCTGCAGATCCTCAAGAGTGCCGAGCCGTACAAGGTCTCCTTCTGCCTGAAGCGGACAGTCCCCAGCACAGGTGTGGCACGCAGCCCTGGAGCCCCCCCTTTCGAAGCCAGGGGGCCCAAAGCCAAAGTCGCCAAGCTGGTGAGTGGCTGGAAACCCCCGGGGGCTGCCCCTTGCCCTGAGTACTGCTGCCTCTAGGCTGGGCCCACTGCCACGAGATCCCTCTGGCCCAAGGGGGTGCCTAAGAGGCTGAGACCAAGTACTTCACTGTAGTGGGGACTCACTCAAAGCCACTCTCAGGGCTCTCCTCACCCCCGTTATGTTTccccaacaatcctgtgagacgGGCCTAGGCCGAGTGCGTGTCTGAGAGTGAGTGAAGGGGCCAAGAGCTCCCAGCAAGGCTCTCAGGGCAGAGGGGCCATCTGGACCCTTATCTCCTCATCTGACACTCAAACCACAACCTGCGCTGCTTGACTGCTGCCATACAGGGCAGCCCTTGAAGAGAATTCAGACTATGATGGGCAGGCTGCTCATGAGGAAGCTGCAGGGATCACCTCTCAAAATTCCTTCATTGGTGACCGGTTTGGGACCTGGATGAAGGTAGGATGACCTCCTGGGTgcacctgcctgcctccccgGTCTTCTCAGGGGCTCAGGCCACCTGCAGGGAGGAGAGCAGGCAGGAGGAAAGCAGGTCGCCATGGCTTAGAAGGCAGCCTTCTTCACATGCCGTTTTAAAAGGAACATCAAGCTCTCCCTTCTGTaggttttttaattgttttattggtgACTTTTGATTTGAGTTGATGTGTACAAGCCTCCTGGAGGATTTTATCCAAGACGCCCCTTTTGCAAACATAGCAGCAGTGGCATGTAGGCAGGGAAGCTCCCTGTTGCAAGGCCATTTCCTCTGGTGGACAAAACGTTAGTTAGGCATGCCCCtttgccctctcctcccccaaagggtggcctggcctggcctgggtgCCCAAACGGTTCCTCTGTGGGGGGTTTTACTGAGCCCTTCCTCCTAAGGAGCTCCGGGTGGCAGGGTCGGTGTCAGCCACCGTTCCAGACCCGGGCAGCCAAGGCAGGCCACGTTCCAGAGCTGCTGAAATCCTCCACGTTTCAGAGGCCTTGTCTGCTCAGCCCCGAGTCcacttccccctttctcctcctctgcctgGACCGTCCATGCAGTGCCCTCTTTGCTCCTTGGGTGGGCAGGCTGGCTTGCTGGGGGACTGAGGCTCACCCTGCCCCTTTGTTTTTCCTCCAGAGCATTCAGAGCTTGACTTCCCTGAAGAAGAAGCCTAAGAAGGCTGGGAAGGGCTTGGCCAAGGACAGGCGGGGGGAGGCGGCCCGTGGCAGCCAGGAGCTGGTGGTGGCCCCCGTGGATGTGGAGTTCTGCATGCCCAAGTTCTCCAAGCTGCGCAAGGCCAGGAGCACCGGAgaagtggcagcagctgcccggCCCAGCCCggacctctctcctctcctctcctctctggaGACCAAGCGGCGTCGGCTGAAGCTCCCCAGGCTGAGGGTCAAAGAGGCCCTGGCAGCGAGGGCCGTGGGGCGGCGGGAAGAGGCTCTGCCAAAGGCCCACACGGGACAGAAAGCTGCTGCCCCAACAGGGGCCGGGGGGAGAGTCTCCCGATTCACTGTCCCCTTCTCCAAAGGCAAGAAGCCCAAAGAGGAAGAGGCCACCAGGGGATTCCAGGCCCCCCAGGTAGAACTGGACTTCCCTGTGCCCAAAGTCGGGCCCGGTAGAGAATCCCCCAAGGCTGCTGCGGGTCACAAAATCCAAGTTCCGCCACTTGGGCTGCCCCAGGTGGAGGTGGCCCTGCCCAAGGGAAGCCCCGCAGGTCCAGAAGCACCCAAAGAGggtcccctggctgggctgagacTCCCTGCGGCTGAAGTGGCGGCTCCCCAGGTAGACCTGGCCCTGAGCCTCCCCCGGCTAGAGGGGAGGCCCCCAGAAGTGGCCCCCCGAGGGGACGGCCTCCAGCTCAAGGTCCCCAAGCTGGGGGTCTCTGCCAAAGAGATGGAGAGGAAGCCGGCCCTCCTCGATGCTGTTGTAGGAATTGGCAGGGCTGCCGTTGAGGGGCTGGAAGAGAAGCTGGCCATGCCGTCCCTGGAGGTCGAGATCCCTTTGcccagggggaaggaagaagcgGAGGTGCCCAGGCCAAAAACTGAAATCCCAGAGGTCTCGCTCAAGGTGCCCACCGTCAGCCTGCCCAAGCTGGGCTCCAAGGCCcgagaggaggtggaggaggaagagagtcgAGTGCCCCAACTGGAGCTCTCCGTGGGCAGACGGGACAGCCCAAAGGCCGAAGCCAGGAGCCCGGCCCCCAGCGTTGGGTTCTCCAGGAGGCCAGAGAGCAGAGAGGCCCCCACGGGGCCTGCTGAGAGCAAGATGAGGTCCTTGGGCCTAAAGGTGCCGTCCCTCAACATCTCTGCCCCGAGGGTGCCTGACGTGCCGCTCCCAAAGTCCTTGGTTGGTTTGGTGGCCCGTGCCCCGGAGGCAAAGGCGGAGGAGGCTGTGGAAGGGCCCCGATTCAAGCTCCAGATGCCCCAGTTATCACTCCCCAAATGCAGCCCCCCCAAGGCAacgccctccccacccacagggCCACGGAAGCCAGAAGGTGGGGCTGGAGGGAAGGCAGGGGTCCTGGACCTGGAGCTCGACTTGCCCACAGGGAAGCCCCCGGAAGTGCAGCTCCCCCCCAAGGGTCATGTGCCGAAGCCAGAGTTGGACCTGAGCGTGGACAGGCCATGGGGGGAAGTGGCCCTTCCTGCTGCCCGGCTGAGTTTCCCTTCGGCCACCGTCCCAGCCCTGGAGCTCGACTTGCCCAGAGCTGGGCTTGAACTTGGCTTCCCCAAGGCAGAAAGCGAGCGTCTGCAGTCTGATCGCCCCCAGAGGGACCACGAGGCCATGTTTAAAATGCCCACcatggggaccctgagcaaagGCCTTAGCGTGGAGATCAGCATTCCCAAATACGTGGAGGGGGAGCAGCCGGAGCAGCAGCCAGGGCCGGAGGCCTCAGAGGGGCCGGGCCTTGGGGCAATGGTCGCCAAAATCCCCCAGGTGGACCTGGCTTTCAGCACAGAGGCAGCGGCAGCGGCCAGCGTGGGGCGCAAGGGCGGCCCACAAGCAGAAGGCTCGGCTAAGCTGCCTTCAGTGGAAATCTCCGCCATAAAGCTCCCACAGGCAGCCACAGAGAGCGGCAAATTCCCTGAGACAGAAGTCAAGTTGAAGTCGCCCAAATTTGCCCTCCCCAAATTCAGCATTTCTGGCCCCAAGGCCTGGAAAGTCAGCACGGAACTGTTTGGGGCACAGGGGGAAAGCCCCGAGGCCGCAGAGAGAGGGTCCAAGTTGAAGATGCCCAAGTTTGGGATTGCCTTCCCCAAATCCAAAGGGGGTGGTGATGCAGAGGGCCCCAAGCCGGccctgggaggagaaaggagaagtcCTCCCAAGGAGCCAGCAGAGAGCAGGAGGCAGCTCCCTGCCATGGCGCTGCCCAAGGTAGAGGTCGAGGTGCCCACGCTGGGCAAAGACGAGTCCTCCAGCGAAGATGGCAGCGGGACTGTGCCCGAGCTTGGCCTGGAGCTCCCGGACATCAGGCGGAAGATGCCCAAGTTCTCCCTGCCCAGATTTGGGGGCAAAGGCAAGGAGGGCGAGGCGGagctggagaaaggagagaaggacgGCCGGGTCAAGGCCTCCAAATTCAAAATGGCACTCTTCAGTGGGATGGGGCGTGGCCCAGAGGGCGGGGGCCTTGAAGGGGCGGATACCAAAACCCAGAAGGGGTCCGAGAGCCCCAGGGAGAAGACCAGGGGTCCCCTGCACAAGATGCCCTCTCCCAAGGCAGAGCTGCTCCATGGGCACATCTCCCAGGTGGAGCTGCCCCAGCTCAGCCTTCCAGAGGCCAACCGGGAAGAGACTCTGCTTGTGGACCCTGGCAGCCCCAAGGCCAGAGTGCCCTCGCTGGAGATTGCCATGCCTGGCGCTCCCACCAAAGCAGAGCCGGCTCCAGGGGTGCCCTGGGCAGGAGGCGAGGCAGAAGTGAGGATGCCCCAGGGGCCCTCTCTGGCCGTCTCTGTCCCCCAAGTGGAGCTGGACCTTAGCTTGCCCTCCACTGGGGCAGGCCCCCCCCTGCTGCACAGAGTTCCTGGGGCAGAGGCCAAAATCAGGCTGCCCCAAGTGGAGCTGCTGGCCCTTGGGagcggggaggagggggcggctgggggagggggagagcgggGCACAGGGGGGGCTGCCAAGCTCTGGGTACCCCAAGTGGATCTCGCCCTGCCCAAAGGGCCACCGCCTGAGGGGGAGCCACCCCGGCCGGAGGGAGACGGGCCTGAGGGGAGGTTCCAGCTGCCTTCTGTGGAGCTGACCAAGTTCCCCACCCCGAAAGCGAGTGCCCCAGGGGGGAGTCTGGAAGGGGGCAAGGTCAAGTTGAGCAGCCCGGCCATCAGGCTGCCCAAATTCAAAGTCCCcagcaagggaggggagggggaggcagaagcGACTCTGCCCCAACTCGAGCTGAAGGTTCCCAAACTCGGAGGGAGCTCCGAGAGGCTGGGGGCAGAAGCAGGGGCTGCGGGGCCCTGTCCCCCCAGTGGCTTCGGCCTGTGCCAGGCGGGCggggaggcagaggagggggTCGCTGTCAGCGCCGACAGCAAGTTCAAGCTGAAGCTCCCCTCGCTGAGCCTCTCCAAGGCAGGGCCGGAGGCGCGGGCGGACACCCAGCCCCTGTGCCCCTCCCGGAAGGAGGGAGACGCGGCCTTCCGAAGGCCCCAGATCGCTCTGCCGGACGTGGGGTTCTCCATGGGTCAggaaggcaggggagaggccGAGGAGGAAGCAGGGAAACTGGCAAGTGTGGAGGGTCCGGGAGCCGAGGGGTCGGAGGCCTGGGGCAAGATGCCCAGGGCCAAGATCCCAGCCAAGGGAGGGCAGGACGACCCAGAAGGAAAGGCATTCAGGGTGCCtggcctggagctggcagcccctgCCCTCAAGGCTCACGCTGAGTACCAAGTGGAGGGGGCCCAGCGCCGGGCCGGGGGCTCCCCAGAAGAGGCTGGCAGAAGAGCCCGGGCCAGCAGCGACGGCCGGAAGAGCCCCAGAGGCCGAGGGGAGGCCGctgatgctgaggcaggcaaGAAGTACAAGGGGAAGATCCCAAAGTTCACGCTGGCCTGGCCCaaagctggggaaggcactgcggGGCAGGAGGGCGAGGCCAAGGCCAAGAGGCCCGTCCTTGCACTGGGCAGGCctagggggagggagacagaagcCGCCTCGGGGCTGCTGGAGGGAGACGAGGAGGCAGACGGCAAGGGGGTGATGGGCAGGCTCAAGCTGGGGCTCTCCCGCCTGAAGATGGGCCCAGAAGCCAATGGAGAGCTGGGGGATGGCTCCTCCAGAGGGGGGCGGCTGCCGAAGGTGGGCTTCTCCCACGGGGAGGGGGCCGAGGCTGCCTTGCAGAACGGCGCTCAAGATGCCAAAGCCAAGCTGGGCAAGATCCGGCTGCCGCAAGTGGagctgtcctccccctcccccacggcgGAGGGTGACCCGGAGCTCAGCCTGGAGCTGGTAGGGGGCGATGAGGCCAAGGAGTGGCCGGGCGCTTGGGCCGCCCTCAAGTTTAAGCCCCCCCAAATCACCTTCTCGGGCTTCCGGGAGAGAAACGGGGAGCCAGGCTCAGGGGCCTTGGTCCCCTCGGCAGCCCGAACGGAGATGGCCTCCCTGGAGAGGGCGGAGGCATCCCGCAAGGGGGAGAAACCCCCCAAGTTCAAGTTTCCTAAGGTGGTGCTCAGCCCCAAGGCCCACAGGGCAGAGGAGGTGGCGAGGGGCTCTCAAGAGGGGCTGAAGCTCCAGGTGCCCAAGGTGGGTTTCTCAGAGGAGGCTGGAGGGATCCCCCCACAGGCGGTGGCGGAAGGCAAGGGGGAAGCTACGGCTGCCCTGTGAAGCTGGGAGAGCCACAGCCTGGGTTCTCACCACCCCCCAATATTTAGCACTAACCAGAAGCCCTGGGACAGGGTAGGGGCCCCCAGGTGCCCCTTGGGGCCCGTTCCTTCCTGGGCCGATCTCTTCCGGCCCCTGGCACAGAAGGCCAGAGAGGTGGCTTTCGCTGGTGCCAGGATTGCATGGACCTCCTTTCTCTTGCTCACCCTAATGTTAGGAGGTTTCTCCGCTAACagcagcgactgaagggcccctacGAGGTCCCAGGCCCCGGAAGGCTAcagcaggaggcagagaggggagaGCGGGTGTGTTTGGCTGAGGTGAGAGGGTGGAGACCCCAAGGGATCCTGGGCAAAGGCTTGGGACCGGGGGCAGGTGGAgttacagggagggaggggaagctgcagccctctgggtgaccAGCCCTTGCCTAGCTGGCCTGTGCAGGTCCAGATAGATGGGGCCCTCCTCCCAGGCCTTCCGTGCTTTTCCAGCCACCTCTGTCCTGGCCAGGTTTCCTTCtggctctttctcctccccttctcaacggTCATTCAGGAAAccaacagcaacccccccccgccccccgcttcATTTTCGATGAGCATTTAAGGCATTTCAGACCTGCAGTGGTGAAGGATCTCCAAAGGAACAAGggctccgtgggggggggggtgaaatcttCTTGTTGTCCCCAAGTCTTTAAGCCTAATTTGTTAACACCACAAGCCTGCTGTGAGGAGCTTCTAGAACTCGCTACTAAAATATTTGCCAGATGGTATTTATTgtgaatcactttttaaaaacaagctgtTCTGTGGATCTTTTGAGgctgtctcctcccccctcccagtctgggtttgaataaaattaatttgtggACTACCTTGGCTCCCTTTGGCCTCGTCTTTGCCCCAcacacatggggggaggggaggggatggggacaTCCCGGGGGGGTTGCTTAAGATGCCCATGCAGGTGGAAACCGCTGTGAGCTtcctgggaaggtggtataaacaTGGAAGAATAAATAAACCAAGACAGGGCCCACGGCCATTTTTGGCTCACTTGAATATTCAGCTTCTCCTGTCGGCCAAGGCGCATTGCAGCAAGCCCCACACGCAGTCAGAGGTCCCAAGGTCCCTCAGAGAGCCCAGGGTCCCTAGAGGGTTTGGAAATGGGCTCCCCTTGTCCCCAAGGACCCCTCTGCCCAGGGAGGGGGACAAGGAGCTCCCCAGGACGTCTGTAAGATCTGGTAAGTGAGCCTACTGCTCACGGGGCCGTGGGTCAAAGCAGCGGGGCGGAAGCGCAAAGTGCACTCCCGGCCATCTCCCAGCCAGGTTTGTAGAGGGGCTGCCGCAGCCACCAGCATCCTAGAAAACTCACCTGTCCTTTTGCTTGCCTCCTGCCTCTCATACGCAGCTACTCTCCCtccaaaggcctgcaaaatgcaCAGTAACAAAATTCAGTCCCCTTTTGCACCCAAACTGTGCACCTTTTGCtcgccttcaagcagcagcaagaaaggggTCAGAGGAGGGGCCAGGGCAGTGCTAGAGCACCTGAGGTCTTTGATCAGTCAAGCCCCTTTctgcaaaggggggagggataaaAGAGGAGGGTCCCCTTCGTTGTGGTACTTCCAGAGAGATTCTCTGTGCTTGTGTCTGACCCAAACGCTGCCCGTAGGAAGAAGAAGCTTTTGTTCCCGATTTTTGCAAGAAGCGGCTGCAGGGAAGGGCTTGGCTCAGCACACCCTGGACTCAGGAAAGGAGTCCCATCAGCAGCTCCAAAGGAGCTCCCCAACAGAACCTTCCTAGCACGGCAACGATGGAACTGAGCTGACTGTGACATCGTCTGCTGTTCCGGAGAAGGGCCGGGGTTCTCTCTGCTCCAAGGAAGCTGAACCTCTGTTGGCcagaaggcactttgcacctgtGGTGTTTCTGAGCTTGGGCGAGCCCAGAACGATGGTCACAATCGAGACGGCGTCTGACTACTACGACGTGTTTGAGATCCTGGGGAAGGGCACTTTTGGGGAAGTCGTGAAGAGCTGGAAGCGGAGCAGCAGGGAGATGGTGGCCATCAAGATCCTGAAGAACGACTCCTACCGCAGCCGGATCATCAAGAACGAACTGAAGCTGCTGCAGACCATGGCGGAGGTGGACGCGGAGGAGTCACACATTGTCCACTTCCACGAGTTCTTCCACGACGAGCTCAAGTTCTACCTGGTCTTTGAGCTCCTGGAGCAGAACCTCTTTGACTTCCAGAAAGAGCACAACTTCTCCCCGCTGCCGATCCGGCACATCCGCACGGTGACCACGCAGGTGCTCCGAGCCCTGGCCAAGCTGAAGGAGCTGTCCATCATCCACGCAGACCTGAAGCCCGAGAACATCATGCTGGTCGACCAGGTGAGGCACCCCTTCTATGTCAAAGTGATCGACTTTGGCTCAGCCAGCATCTTCAACGAGGTGCGCTACGTCAAAGAGCCGTACATCCAGTCCCGGTTCTACCGGGCCCCGGAGATCCTGCTGGGCTTGCCCTTCTGCGAGAAAGTGGAC comes from the Paroedura picta isolate Pp20150507F unplaced genomic scaffold, Ppicta_v3.0 Ppicta_v3_sca21, whole genome shotgun sequence genome and includes:
- the PRX gene encoding periaxin isoform X3 is translated as MCDCFARVFGVSWAPAADSAAEGHGQESHLSRTRRQAPAQKEKLHAELKRVLQKKGASQASSEEAEGGPQPTGETGAPLLRKMEQTVETSELLEIIVETEAEAGASGMSVAGGGRQGLFVKDVLKGSPAAQALRLREGDQLLSARVYFDNMKYEDALQILKSAEPYKVSFCLKRTVPSTGVARSPGAPPFEARGPKAKVAKLSIQSLTSLKKKPKKAGKGLAKDRRGEAARGSQELVVAPVDVEFCMPKFSKLRKARSTGEVAAAARPSPDLSPLLSSLETKRRRLKLPRLRVKEALAARAVGRREEALPKAHTGQKAAAPTGAGGRVSRFTVPFSKGKKPKEEEATRGFQAPQVELDFPVPKVGPGRESPKAAAGHKIQVPPLGLPQVEVALPKGSPAGPEAPKEGPLAGLRLPAAEVAAPQVDLALSLPRLEGRPPEVAPRGDGLQLKVPKLGVSAKEMERKPALLDAVVGIGRAAVEGLEEKLAMPSLEVEIPLPRGKEEAEVPRPKTEIPEVSLKVPTVSLPKLGSKAREEVEEEESRVPQLELSVGRRDSPKAEARSPAPSVGFSRRPESREAPTGPAESKMRSLGLKVPSLNISAPRVPDVPLPKSLVGLVARAPEAKAEEAVEGPRFKLQMPQLSLPKCSPPKATPSPPTGPRKPEGGAGGKAGVLDLELDLPTGKPPEVQLPPKGHVPKPELDLSVDRPWGEVALPAARLSFPSATVPALELDLPRAGLELGFPKAESERLQSDRPQRDHEAMFKMPTMGTLSKGLSVEISIPKYVEGEQPEQQPGPEASEGPGLGAMVAKIPQVDLAFSTEAAAAASVGRKGGPQAEGSAKLPSVEISAIKLPQAATESGKFPETEVKLKSPKFALPKFSISGPKAWKVSTELFGAQGESPEAAERGSKLKMPKFGIAFPKSKGGGDAEGPKPALGGERRSPPKEPAESRRQLPAMALPKVEVEVPTLGKDESSSEDGSGTVPELGLELPDIRRKMPKFSLPRFGGKGKEGEAELEKGEKDGRVKASKFKMALFSGMGRGPEGGGLEGADTKTQKGSESPREKTRGPLHKMPSPKAELLHGHISQVELPQLSLPEANREETLLVDPGSPKARVPSLEIAMPGAPTKAEPAPGVPWAGGEAEVRMPQGPSLAVSVPQVELDLSLPSTGAGPPLLHRVPGAEAKIRLPQVELLALGSGEEGAAGGGGERGTGGAAKLWVPQVDLALPKGPPPEGEPPRPEGDGPEGRFQLPSVELTKFPTPKASAPGGSLEGGKVKLSSPAIRLPKFKVPSKGGEGEAEATLPQLELKVPKLGGSSERLGAEAGAAGPCPPSGFGLCQAGGEAEEGVAVSADSKFKLKLPSLSLSKAGPEARADTQPLCPSRKEGDAAFRRPQIALPDVGFSMGQEGRGEAEEEAGKLASVEGPGAEGSEAWGKMPRAKIPAKGGQDDPEGKAFRVPGLELAAPALKAHAEYQVEGAQRRAGGSPEEAGRRARASSDGRKSPRGRGEAADAEAGKKYKGKIPKFTLAWPKAGEGTAGQEGEAKAKRPVLALGRPRGRETEAASGLLEGDEEADGKGVMGRLKLGLSRLKMGPEANGELGDGSSRGGRLPKVGFSHGEGAEAALQNGAQDAKAKLGKIRLPQVELSSPSPTAEGDPELSLELVGGDEAKEWPGAWAALKFKPPQITFSGFRERNGEPGSGALVPSAARTEMASLERAEASRKGEKPPKFKFPKVVLSPKAHRAEEVARGSQEGLKLQVPKVGFSEEAGGIPPQAVAEGKGEATAAL
- the PRX gene encoding periaxin isoform X4, whose translation is MCDCFARVFGVSWAPAADSAAEGHGQESHLSRTRRQAPAQKEKLHAELKRVLQKKGASQASSEEAEGGPQPTGETGAPLLRKMETVETSELLEIIVETEAEAGASGMSVAGGGRQGLFVKDVLKGSPAAQALRLREGDQLLSARVYFDNMKYEDALQILKSAEPYKVSFCLKRTVPSTGVARSPGAPPFEARGPKAKVAKLSIQSLTSLKKKPKKAGKGLAKDRRGEAARGSQELVVAPVDVEFCMPKFSKLRKARSTGEVAAAARPSPDLSPLLSSLETKRRRLKLPRLRVKEALAARAVGRREEALPKAHTGQKAAAPTGAGGRVSRFTVPFSKGKKPKEEEATRGFQAPQVELDFPVPKVGPGRESPKAAAGHKIQVPPLGLPQVEVALPKGSPAGPEAPKEGPLAGLRLPAAEVAAPQVDLALSLPRLEGRPPEVAPRGDGLQLKVPKLGVSAKEMERKPALLDAVVGIGRAAVEGLEEKLAMPSLEVEIPLPRGKEEAEVPRPKTEIPEVSLKVPTVSLPKLGSKAREEVEEEESRVPQLELSVGRRDSPKAEARSPAPSVGFSRRPESREAPTGPAESKMRSLGLKVPSLNISAPRVPDVPLPKSLVGLVARAPEAKAEEAVEGPRFKLQMPQLSLPKCSPPKATPSPPTGPRKPEGGAGGKAGVLDLELDLPTGKPPEVQLPPKGHVPKPELDLSVDRPWGEVALPAARLSFPSATVPALELDLPRAGLELGFPKAESERLQSDRPQRDHEAMFKMPTMGTLSKGLSVEISIPKYVEGEQPEQQPGPEASEGPGLGAMVAKIPQVDLAFSTEAAAAASVGRKGGPQAEGSAKLPSVEISAIKLPQAATESGKFPETEVKLKSPKFALPKFSISGPKAWKVSTELFGAQGESPEAAERGSKLKMPKFGIAFPKSKGGGDAEGPKPALGGERRSPPKEPAESRRQLPAMALPKVEVEVPTLGKDESSSEDGSGTVPELGLELPDIRRKMPKFSLPRFGGKGKEGEAELEKGEKDGRVKASKFKMALFSGMGRGPEGGGLEGADTKTQKGSESPREKTRGPLHKMPSPKAELLHGHISQVELPQLSLPEANREETLLVDPGSPKARVPSLEIAMPGAPTKAEPAPGVPWAGGEAEVRMPQGPSLAVSVPQVELDLSLPSTGAGPPLLHRVPGAEAKIRLPQVELLALGSGEEGAAGGGGERGTGGAAKLWVPQVDLALPKGPPPEGEPPRPEGDGPEGRFQLPSVELTKFPTPKASAPGGSLEGGKVKLSSPAIRLPKFKVPSKGGEGEAEATLPQLELKVPKLGGSSERLGAEAGAAGPCPPSGFGLCQAGGEAEEGVAVSADSKFKLKLPSLSLSKAGPEARADTQPLCPSRKEGDAAFRRPQIALPDVGFSMGQEGRGEAEEEAGKLASVEGPGAEGSEAWGKMPRAKIPAKGGQDDPEGKAFRVPGLELAAPALKAHAEYQVEGAQRRAGGSPEEAGRRARASSDGRKSPRGRGEAADAEAGKKYKGKIPKFTLAWPKAGEGTAGQEGEAKAKRPVLALGRPRGRETEAASGLLEGDEEADGKGVMGRLKLGLSRLKMGPEANGELGDGSSRGGRLPKVGFSHGEGAEAALQNGAQDAKAKLGKIRLPQVELSSPSPTAEGDPELSLELVGGDEAKEWPGAWAALKFKPPQITFSGFRERNGEPGSGALVPSAARTEMASLERAEASRKGEKPPKFKFPKVVLSPKAHRAEEVARGSQEGLKLQVPKVGFSEEAGGIPPQAVAEGKGEATAAL